The DNA segment AGCTACCGGATCGGTATCTACCGCACAAATCTCACTATCAGGACTGAGCAAAGCGGCTGCAATAGCCAGGATGCCGCTGCCTGTACCGACATCAAGTATCTTTTTGCGCGGGGGAAATGACTCAAGCGCCCGCAAGCAAAACTGAGTCGTGGCGTGCAGTCCAGTGCCAAAAGCCATACCTGGATCGATAAAAATCACCTTACGGCTACCCACCAGCTCAGGGTCTAATTGGCAGGCTACGTCTCTCTCTGCGCTGTGGTGGTACCAGCTTGGCGCCACCAAAAACTGTGTGCCGACTCTAAAGGGTTCAAAGCCCTCTTTCCAGCGAGCGAGCCAGTCTTCTTCCTCTACGTCCTTGCGTTTGAGGGTTTTGAGGCTCTCTGCCAGACCGTATTCTTCAAATGAAGCGACAATCTTGTCCCAGTCTGCCTGAGGGATGGTTTCTGTGGCAAAAGTGGCACGGATGCGGATATTGCCATCGGCAGTCTGCCCTTCGATGTTTTCGACCTCGCAGCCAGAAGCACCGTCCTGCATCAAGAGCCAGCATGCCAGGTCCTCATCGGATCTCTTGGCTACAATCTCAAGAGCCGCCCAGCTCTTCTTTTGGCTTACTTCTGTCATTTTGCGACTTGATCCTCTCGATTGCCTCAAAGCAGCCCGGTGGCTGACTGCCTAAATATAACCTAGACTTAGGTATATACTGTTGTAAAAGCTCCGGAGCGATACAAATGGTCAGGCACGGGCGCCCAGAGCAGCAATAGAGAATAATGAATCAGGCACCACACAATCGACAGGCATCCGGGCAGAGGACTAAATCCTCCCTCTGGCGCAGTATCGTGCGTCACCCGGCACTTTTGGCGATGGGCTGCGTTGTAGCATTGACCATTAGTGGCTGCCAGCTCTTTAGAGACGAGTCGTCGAGTGTGCGCCGGGTCAAAGCCGAGCTGCTTTTAAGTGCTGAGACTTTGCCAAAGCAAACCACTGTCAAATCATTTGATGTGCAGGGTCAGCGCATCGTACTGTTGCTGCGCAATGGTGCGTCGTCGCCGATTTTGCCTCCCTCTGCGATTAATCGCAAGTCTAGCCCAGGCAAAACAGTTGACAGTGATGAGAGCGATGAAGCTGACGATAATCACACCGATAATCCGGGTCACGCCAACAAAGAGAGCGGAGACAGCGAGGATGACGGACAGGAAGCCACACCGCACTCTTATCTAATGTTTGCCAAAAACGGTGAGAGCATAGCCAGCGCGCCGCTGCCGATGAGCACTGAGCCGGGACTGCTTATCCAGGCGCTCAATAACAATTGCTTTCTAATTAGTGGTGACGGTACCAAAGGCACCATATATGATGGCGATGGTAAAATCATCAAGACCCTGACGCTGGGTGAGAGCATCAACGTGATGCAGGCTGTGCCAAGCGACAAAGATGCCACCGACTATATCTGCCTTGGCTACGAGGATACAGGCGTTTTTAGCCCGGACTCACTAAGCAAGTCTGGACTGGCTATAGTGGATAGCACCGGGCGTGTTTGTTTTAAATTGTCCAGCCTGAGCAAAAGCCCTGAGTTTAAAAAGGTCGTGGACTTGCTCGGCATCAATATCGTCAACCCGCACGATATCTGGTATGTAGCAGGCACCACTGACGAAGGCAGAGGCTGGGCCGTATCAGAAATAAAACTGGGCAATCCACCCAGTATCGATGCCAATTACAAAATAGAATTAGCAAACTTTTTGCCATCGGCTCTGGCTGTAAACGAAGAAGCCTTGCTGATATTTGGCTACAAAGCCTCACTGCTAGATATAGCGGCACAGGAAGGTCGCATCTACAGAATCGATCGCAAGACCAAAGAACAGCTCAAAATAGTTGTACAGGACGACAAAGGCAATACTCTCAATGTCACCCAGGCCTTTGGTCGGGGCAGCAAACTCTATGCGCTCGCCAACAACTCTGTTTATTGCATCGATCTCAATAATATTGTGCGCTGGTAAAAAACACCTGCAAAAGTGATTGCCGACCTAACTGGCAAGACAGCCCTACTGCCATATTGGATATGTCAGCAGTTACAGGTACTTATATGCAACCCCGCATCTTGATTTTGTCGGCATCCTCAGGCAATGGTCATATCAAAGCCGGTGAGGCGCTAGCAAAAGCTTTTGGCCAGGCTCTGCCCGAGGCGATTGTGCAACACATCGATGCACTGACTCTGGTCAGTCCCGCCATGCGCAATGTTTACAGCCGCGCTTATATAAAGATGGTCAACCAGGCTCCGTCGGTACTAGGCTGGCTCTACAATCATCTCGATGAGCCCTACAAAGATGAGCGCAGGCGTCTGCTCTTAAACCGTATCAACAGTTTGCCACTGACAAAAAAGATTGTGCAGTTTAATCCAGACATTGTAGTTTGTACGCACTTTTTGCCAGCCGATATCGTGTCGATGTTGCTCGCTTCCAAGCGCATCCATGCCAACCATGCTGTCGTTATCACGGACCTTGATGCCCACGCCATGTGGCTTGGACGCAACATCGACAGATACTTTGTAGCGCTGCCTGAGACCGAGGAGTACTTAGCCACGCTTGGCGTGCCACGCGAACACATCACAGTCTCAGGCATACCAATAGACCCGGCATTTGCCATAGTTGCCAGTCAGCTAGGCACTGCCGGGAGTAGCACAAAAATACCGACAATTTTGGTGTCAGCAGGAGGTTTGGGTGTAGGACCAGTTGAAAAGCTTATAGAACAGCTGAACAAAATCAATACACCAATCGAAGTAATCGCACTCTGCGGCAAAAACACAGACCTGGCAACCAGGCTCAATGTGGAGTATGCCAATGCTGGCAATATGCAACTACACGCACTTGGTTACATCAATAATGTCCATGAATACATGGCCCGTGCCGACATGATTATCGGCAAACCAGGAGGTCTCACTACAGCCGAGGCTCTGGCTTGTGGACTGGCTTTTATCATAGTAAATCCTATACCAGGGCAAGAAGAGCGCAACGCCACACATCTGCTCGAAAATGGTGTCGCCATCCGCTGCAACAATATGAACACTATTGCATACAAACTGCAAAAACTATTGAGCGACGATGCGCGTCTTGCCACCCTCAAAAATAACGCCCGCACAATGGCTAGACCTCAAGCCGCCAGAGATGTGGCAACGCAGCTACTCAAACAGTGGAGTGCAGTCAATCGGACTGACTCTCCAGCTCTCCCAATAGAGCTGGCTCCAACTCGCCGTGGTTATTTGCGTCACCTGCTGCAATCTGCCAACCGAGCTGTTTAGCCTTTTTTAGCTTCTTTTGAAATCTCCGAAAGAAGCTGGGCAAAGTTAGATAGCCACTATGAGCACTAACAAGTGCCATGCCAGTGGTGTATGCTTCGTCATCAACATCAGCAATAATGGACTTAGTGCTGTAGCTTACAAAATCATTGTGGTCCCAGACATTCCACCAGTAGCCGAGATGCTTGGATGGCGGATAGGGGACAGAGTCACCGCTCTCGATACCATATCTATTGTCGCTCTCAAGGAATAATTTAAGCTCCTCAAAGAGCCCTACCTGCGAGGCGCAGGCGCACCAGAAGTCGACTTTGAGATTCTGGTATTCTGGTAACCTGGGCAAAAAATGAGTCACCGCATCGTAAACTATTTGACCGCCCATGCTATGGCTCATCACGATTAGAGGCTCTCCTCCGCGTGCTACTTTGATATCGTGAGCCTCAGCCAGGGCAGCCAGCAAAGTCGCTGGTATCCAGCCTGGTGCGTTAGCATCTCCACGCTCGGTTAGATAAGCAAAAACATCACCAATAAAGCTTGTCACAAATTGGTTAATAGGTGAGCGTGCCTCAGCCGCTGCTCGCGTCAGGACAAAACCAGCACCATGGGCAGTGCGAGCAACTGATTCGAGCATATTGATGAGCAGACTATCGCGCAATACGGGCAGCTTGCTCTTACTGCTTTTGACATGACCTTTGAGCTTGAGATAGCGGGCAGCAACACGTTCACGCAATAGCTGTATCTCTTCTTGCCTGGTATCACACTTAGCCAGGGCTTCAAAAGTATCAGCTTCATGAGCCACTTCATCTGCGGCCAGACTGGCAATAGCGGAGTCCTCACTATCTAGCCCGCTGTTTGTTATGACAGCCTGAGCAAGCAGATTACTCAAGTCTTCCTCTGTCAGACTGGACATCTTAAACTCAGATTGTGCTTCGGTATGTGAGCTCTTAAAAAGTCTGCGCTTGCCGGTCTCATCATCTTTAAGCAGTCGTTGAGAGACAGCGCGTATTTTGCCGAGCTGCGCTTTACTAAAAGTAGCAAGCGGTCTGTTTTTGAGCAGATGCATAATCGGACTATTGGGGATGGATGCACCACCAAAGCGAAACTTAGCGCCAAAGTCACCCCAGTAACAGCGGCTTATAGTTACACCAGCAGCATCATCGGCAATTAGCGGTGCGATATAGCGCCGCAAAAGTATTTCTAGCTGCTCCCAGCCTTTGTCGTCGCGTACAGATACTCCATGGACAAAGACTATGGGCAAGCAATTGACCTCAATGAGAGCTAATCAACCACCAGTTTCATACCCGATGCTTCAACAACATCACCGGCTATTAACTTTCTGCCGCGCCGTGTCTCAACCTGGCCGTTTACTTTGACACCGCCACCCTGGATAAGATGCTTGGCTTCGCCGCCAGACTGCACCATACCGTTAAACTTGAGACACTGATCGAGCCTCAAGACATCGTCTTTATCTTTGCCGTCTTTCATTTTTTGTCCACTACTCAGGGCGATAACTGACGCTGGCGCTGTTTGCTCTGCAGATTAACGCCAGTAAAGTTATATATCATATAAAAGATTGCCGAAGGTGGGAGTCGAACCCACACACCCTTGCGGGCGGATGATTTTGAGTCAACTGCGTCTGCCATTCCGCCACTTCGGCTTGAGAAAACATTCTACACTATACAAACTATGGACAAACTCAAAAACAAAGCAAAAGCAACCAAACGCAAAACAGCACTCCCCTTGGCAGCAGCCGATGCCGTTTGCATCATCACAGGGTTTGATGCTTTCGGGCTTAGCAAAGCTAACCCAAGTGAATTAGTGGTTGAGACATTTCCTGACATATTGAAAACCACCCCGGACGAGGATCACAAAAAACCACTGGAATTGGTTGTCGACAAAGTCTATCTGGAGACCCAGGGGCATAAAGCCTGGAAGACTCTCAAACAAAAGCTGGATCAAACACGCAAAGAGCTGGATCAGGCCAAAAGCGACGCTGCCATTGTGTTAGTCATGCTCGGTCTGGCTCAAAATGCAGTCGGGCTGCAATTGGAGCGCTTTGCTATCAATTTGCGCGACTATCGCATCAAAGACAATAGCGGCGAACAGATAGAGGACAAACCTATCGCAGATAAAGGACCAGACCTGCTGCGCACAATCCACGACTTGCGCCCAATCCGGGACAATGTGCGCGAGGCTGGCTACCCATGCCTGATCAGCAATCATGCCGGTACATTTATCTGCAACGAGCTTTATTACCACGCCCTTACCTACCAGCAAAAGCATGACCGCATTGCCGCCTGCTTATTTGTGCATATGCCTCATGGCAAGGACTTTGCCAGACTTGGCAAAGAGGCAAAGAGCAAATCAATACAAAAGAAATTTGCCGCTGCCACAAAAAAATCGGCTCAAATAGCCCTACTTAGAGATGGGGTCGCCGAGGTAATCGAGTCTGTCACTAAGCAGATACTCTGAGCTAAAATATGGCATCGTAAGATCCAGTGACAATGAGGAAAAAAATGCAAAAGTTGATGCTCGCTTGCTCTATCGCACTTATTGCCGCGTCTGCAGGTGCGCTCATAGTGCCCGGTCAAGCTGATTGTGGCGATTGCCCCAAAAACAGCAAGGGCAAAAAAGCAAACATGCGCGAGGGCTTTAATCAGCCGCTTATATTGTCAGGCATCAAAAACATCCAGATACTTGTTGGTGACATAGACGAGATGTTGACGGCTCAAGGCGTCAGCAAAGATCATCTGGCTGCCAAATTAAAAGAAGAACTTAGCACCACCCACGCCACCATTACCGAAGGCGCTGAGGCCTGCTGCAAAGAAAAATCTAGCGGCAAAGCATCTCACGACACAAGTGCCCTGCTCTATCTCAAAATCAAGTCCACTGCTGACGCGCCGGATAGTAAATCCGGTGCCTACTCAATCAACCTCTCACTGGTCGAAAAATCAAAAATAGCCCGCAATCACAAAGACATAATGGCATCAGTCTGGGCCCAGGATGCCATAGGCAAAGTCCAGGGCGATGTCAAAAGCGAACTCGACAGTCAGCTTGACAAACTAGCACGCGATTTTAAACGCGATTATCTACTAGCTAATAGCGCCGATATCTCGCATCCAGACATGCCAGACAAAAACGGCCAAAAGAAATCACGCTTTGGCAAATAGACTGTAGCTCTATCACTCCGCCCCTTTAGGCGTAGAGCACCAGCTGCCTTTACCTGTGGCACAAACCACACAAATCTCTTTTGA comes from the Candidatus Obscuribacter sp. genome and includes:
- a CDS encoding 50S ribosomal protein L11 methyltransferase, whose product is MTEVSQKKSWAALEIVAKRSDEDLACWLLMQDGASGCEVENIEGQTADGNIRIRATFATETIPQADWDKIVASFEEYGLAESLKTLKRKDVEEEDWLARWKEGFEPFRVGTQFLVAPSWYHHSAERDVACQLDPELVGSRKVIFIDPGMAFGTGLHATTQFCLRALESFPPRKKILDVGTGSGILAIAAALLSPDSEICAVDTDPVACEYAAKDFDLNGVDGLIELIVGSTETVSGRRYDMLLSNLTCEDIIALLPDYAQLLSAGGVILCAGILLEKLPLLEAAAAKHGFRIVQSETVGHWVGVVLQK
- a CDS encoding glycosyltransferase; this translates as MSAVTGTYMQPRILILSASSGNGHIKAGEALAKAFGQALPEAIVQHIDALTLVSPAMRNVYSRAYIKMVNQAPSVLGWLYNHLDEPYKDERRRLLLNRINSLPLTKKIVQFNPDIVVCTHFLPADIVSMLLASKRIHANHAVVITDLDAHAMWLGRNIDRYFVALPETEEYLATLGVPREHITVSGIPIDPAFAIVASQLGTAGSSTKIPTILVSAGGLGVGPVEKLIEQLNKINTPIEVIALCGKNTDLATRLNVEYANAGNMQLHALGYINNVHEYMARADMIIGKPGGLTTAEALACGLAFIIVNPIPGQEERNATHLLENGVAIRCNNMNTIAYKLQKLLSDDARLATLKNNARTMARPQAARDVATQLLKQWSAVNRTDSPALPIELAPTRRGYLRHLLQSANRAV
- a CDS encoding RNA-binding S4 domain-containing protein, which codes for MKDGKDKDDVLRLDQCLKFNGMVQSGGEAKHLIQGGGVKVNGQVETRRGRKLIAGDVVEASGMKLVVD